CCTCGTTGCTGCCGCCCTTCAGTATACCCTTTAAGTCGTCAGAGTTCATTGTGCGTTTGTGGAGAATGTTTGTCGCTTgtgaaataaattattattgtgctatctgatattttgtattgtttcGCTACGAGTGCTGCTGTACAACTGCTTGTTTTACTCGAATAGGCGACCTACTGGAAGGTGACAGGACAACAACGGCTTGCTTCCTTGCTGgctttcttcctttttttctttcttaaaTTTCGAGTAATTTCTGTACTTTTGACTTTGTTTTCTAAACAAACTTCTCAATTCCCACATATCTCAGCCTCGGCTTACAGGTTTCTGCCTTGGGAAGTGCTTTTCAGAGTATTCCCTTAGAATTTCAACGCATCCCAGTGCAATACTGGACGACCTATTGCACCAGATGAACGAAAAGAACAACATGACCACCAAGAAGATGATGTCGCCCATGAAGGAGCTGCAACTGGAGGTCAGGTGCCTGTTGAAGAAGAGAAGGCAGCTACGGGGGAATGGCAATGCCACTGGCACACCGCAGGACCCCCACCCAGACCCCACAAAACCCAGAGTGGCCAAGGGACTCAGACAACACCAGGACTCCGCAGGAACGGACCAACACCCCGGGACAAGGAGGACGGCGTGCACGGTAAGCACAAACTACCGACGCCAGCCGACAAGAGGCGACCAAGAAGCCGTCGAGCGGCGAACTTCTCCTCAGGATGCAACAACCGTCTGATCCTGCCTGGACTTGACCTCTGACCCAGTAGTCTTAGAAGGCAAACCAGGCAGTAATATCTACCCTAGCAGTCGTGAAGCCCATCCAGCAGATAGTGGCGGACGAAGTGCTCGATGTAGACGGCTGCGACTTGGGGCAAGTACCGAGCAGCACCGGGGATGCGAAGAGTGTATGGTGCCCGCAGGTGGCCACACAGAAGTCCCAGCCCGCCCTCGCCCAGACGCTCCTGGGTTGTGTGCCGCATGCGACGACGTATTATGCCGATTACTACTACTGCTACAAGTGTATGGCCTAAGGACAGGAACAGGCTGTGGAGAGGCCCCTCTCCACATGCAGAACCAATGCAAGACCCCCCCAAGTGTCTTCAGTGCGTGGGCAACAACGGAGATACTCGCTCAACAGCTCCCTTGGTCCTCAGTCGCAGCCGTCCGCAGAACAAGACGGCCATTTCCCAGCTTATTGATGGGTAAGCTACTCCATCTTAACCTCAACCACTGCCGTACTGCCCAGGACTTGATGACACACACGGTTCTGAAGCAGCAGATCAACGTAGTGCTGCTCAGTGGGCCCTACAAGGGGACAAATCTGTGGAAGCGATCACATAGAGCATCCAGGTTGggctatatgtatatttggtaGTCACATCTTTGTATAGCTACTATATAGGGCCTCGCTTCACGCAGCACGAATATCAGGCGATCATCAGAGATCACAGATCCCCGGTCATAACAGCGGGGGACTTCAACGCCTGGGCCACGACTTGGGCACGCCCCGTGGAACAGCGCTCCTGGACGAATTCACAAGCCTGAACGTCTGTCTCCTGAACATAGGAAGCATCCCGACGTACAACAATGCGGGCCGGGAGTCATCATAGACCTCACCTTTGCAAGCACGGTGACGGACATCTCGCCATTAGGAATGAAACAAGGGTGCAACAAAGTGTCATTCAAGGCCAACTGGAAAGCCCTAAGAGACGCCATCAGAAGGAAACCCGCAAGGTCCTAAGCGACCACAGAAGCACCCAAGACGCGGCTCCAGCTACCGGAAGCGACAAATGCAACGTAGCGGTCGGAAGTATAACATCCTGGCTCGCAATGAATGGTCTGTCCTTGCCTTCACTACCTAGGGGTATTTGAAGAGTCCTCCCTCTCCtaaccagtaaaggtttcttcgcgactaccacagggcagccacctagaccccttactcttcacactctttatcaatgacttgccttcggtattaacatactctcgaatacttatgtatgcgggtGATGCTAagctctgtgtccagtataaggacatttcattacATTCCCGCTTGTAATCCGATCTCAACAACTTTCAGTcgtggtgttgtgcaaacttgttgcACCTCAATGGCTCGAAATGCAAAGCTATGACATTTCACcgttctagccccttgttggctccctataccctatgtGGTGCTTCTCTTGGGaaaattaccctggtggatgatcttggtgttatgttagatgccaagctaaagttttctgaacacatttctaccatggtaaaaaAGGCCATGCGCGTGCTTGGATTTAttaagaggtggtcaaagaaattggacgacccctatataacaaagactcacTACACCTCGCTAgttcctgtgtatggtgcccgcagtacaaagtacaccaggaccgtatagaatcagtacagaaaagctttttactctttgctctgcggggccttaactgggatgcgggtgggagactcccatcttactctagcaGACTGCCATTAGTAAACGTCCCATCCTTAGTTGAcggtagaaaaatgcttggtgtgacttttgtgcacaacttgatcagggttGACACAGACAGCCCTGTTGGGATCTGTTCCTATTAGACTCACTGGAATTTtgataccgttgttccttcctcTTTGTatatcgaattattcctttcatgaaccgtttagggtcttatgctcggattataattccgtctaccatattatatccaccactgattctcttcctcttattaagtTACTAATCCTCACcaacctttctagtaattattaattgtagtggtatttgtatttgcatttgtatttgtacGGGTGCGGTTCGGCTACGCGCCGCGCGTCacgcggcagcgcccctcggtcggttgggcgggaggagggctgcgttttgcctggcatccgcgggccacttgacgggccacttgacggtgcagtaattgcatcgcctcttgtaagATCCAATCATTGCCTGTCAACGTCCCAGATAGTGCTAGACCAGAGGCCTACTTTCAAGGCACACCTCGAGTACGCATGCGCGAAGGCAGCAAAGCAACGGCGGCCATTAGCAGGATGGTGGCCAACACAGGATGTCGACGACCTTCATAGTCCTACATGGATCAGTCGTGTGAGCACCAGCAATGAGGCGCCGTCATACAGCACAGACAGCAGAGGCGCATACAGACGCTGTGCCCTCAGGGTTGCATGCTGGTCGAACGGCTAAGCGGCAGAATGGCATGACGGTTCACGATGGGACAAAGCCGAGAAGGGAAGATGAAGGAAAATAGACGAGCCCAGGAGTAAACGCAGACACCCTCACCGAACGGATGATAGCCGACGAGCAGACGTGGCACGTGGCTGCCAATATGGCAGCAAGCGTCATCAAGGAGCCGAGCCAAGGAGCGAAGCCGGGAAGACCCCACACTCCGCACCACGAAGTAATACCTCCCCACAACATCCCGTTATTTACGTTCGACATGTAATAAGTAATGTCACATCTGCTCAACTACATAAGGGAGCGCCACTGCGCCACTGCGCCGCCATGTAGATGACTACGACATGTCCATGTAGCTGCACAGCGCCGCTCCAAGCATTTGCTACATTTTGGAAGTGTTGCAGCCGCCCTTTTTCGATTGCTAGCCGGATATGACGTCACTTGCCATACTTTTGGTGGGGCAGAACCTTAAAATTCAGAAAAACCATCCAAATTATCCATAAAAGGCGTTTATTTAAGAGTGGATTCTGGGCGAAAGACAGATGGAATCATCTGTCATGTGTTGACAGGAAAGGTAAACACTTTTCtacgaaaaaaaattaagttaaTGATAATCCGCTTACGTTGAACATCGATGGGTCGATGGATCGATGGATCGCCTACACATTCTAGAGAACGAAGAAGCTAAAAATGTGGACAAGTTTAGATAAAATATTGAATGGCACACGCTTTTCGCAtcttcaaaaaataaaacaaaacctTGCCTCTGATTTTACAATGTGATGATTCATTTCTGCAAGTAACATAATAATTTTAACAAATCAAGCGAAAGGCCAACCATCTTTGACATCTCTTTATAATGTGCCTGCTGATGGACTCTTCGTCGGTTTGCCTTTGGGACCAGCCACGAAAGAGGCATTTGGCACACGGACCTGCTTGCCGTCCGAAAACTCCTCGCCCATCGATGGAACGCTGCGCATATAGCCGAGCGAGGCAATGTGGAGAGCCTCGTCGGTCTCGGCGGTTAACGGGCGGTTGGTCTGGGCCGTCAACTGCTGGTAGCACGGGTGGCTGGGATCAAGGACCGGCTCTGGGTCGATCCTGTACCCGCCTTCATTGGACTCGGCGTGGGCCAAGGAGTGCGAGCTGGGTTGCTCTGGGTCCAGTAGCTGGTGCTCTTCCTCCATCACGGTGTCGTGCGTGGCCCGTGTCGGGCCGGTCTCGTCCACGCCAGAACTTGGCTCGCACTTGCAGGTCGGCTCTGAGGGGAACATATCACCGAACTCCTCGGCAATCAGGCGACGGGCCAGCGGTACCGAGAAGTACTCCTTGTAGTGCAGCTTGCGGCGGCGCTCGAACTCAATGCGCCGCACCTTCTCCTCCACGGACTCGGGGAAGTCCTCATCGTCCGACGAGTCATCGGAGTCCTCCTCTATGCCAAAGCAGGGCGTCGCCGACTGCGAGGTTAAGCGCAGTTTCTCCATCAGTTCGGCGGTGTCCAGCTTCTTTGGCAATTCATCCTCGAACACGAACGGGGTCTTCGGCTCGTCAATGATCATGTGTCCGTAGGTTTTGCCTTCCGGATG
The sequence above is a segment of the Drosophila pseudoobscura strain MV-25-SWS-2005 chromosome X, UCI_Dpse_MV25, whole genome shotgun sequence genome. Coding sequences within it:
- the LOC26532853 gene encoding uncharacterized protein; amino-acid sequence: MQNQCKTPPSVFSAWATTEILAQQLPWSSVAAVRRTRRPFPSLLMGKLLHLNLNHCRTAQDLMTHTVLKQQINVVLLSGPYKGTNLWKRSHRASRASLHAARISGDHQRSQIPGHNSGGLQRLGHDLGTPRGTALLDEFTSLNVCLLNIGSIPTYNNAGRESS
- the LOC6900953 gene encoding protein phosphatase inhibitor 2-like, producing MNSDDLKGILKGGSNEAPQKPADQKTAKFDELNVLATFHPEGKTYGHMIIDEPKTPFVFEDELPKKLDTAELMEKLRLTSQSATPCFGIEEDSDDSSDDEDFPESVEEKVRRIEFERRRKLHYKEYFSVPLARRLIAEEFGDMFPSEPTCKCEPSSGVDETGPTRATHDTVMEEEHQLLDPEQPSSHSLAHAESNEGGYRIDPEPVLDPSHPCYQQLTAQTNRPLTAETDEALHIASLGYMRSVPSMGEEFSDGKQVRVPNASFVAGPKGKPTKSPSAGTL